The Streptomyces cynarae genome contains a region encoding:
- a CDS encoding aspartate/glutamate racemase family protein, with amino-acid sequence MTPHTGPLALLHTSPVHVPVFEALRDAAHPELGLTHHVATELLDRARAYGAVADDVRDVLRGVVAAGARAVLCTCSTIGAVAERADVGVPVLRVDRPMAAAAVAKGSRIVVVAALESTLEPTVALVREEAVGRGPVEPRSLLVDDAWARFEAGDTDGYLRVIADAADAVTDADAIVLAQASMAPARHLTATTVPVLSSPELGLAAAATAAAHGPRAGSHGPRNGSHG; translated from the coding sequence GTGACCCCGCACACCGGCCCGCTCGCCCTGCTGCACACCTCGCCGGTCCACGTCCCCGTCTTCGAGGCCCTGCGCGACGCGGCCCATCCGGAGCTCGGCCTGACGCACCACGTGGCGACGGAGCTGCTGGACCGCGCCCGCGCGTACGGCGCCGTGGCCGACGACGTCCGGGACGTCCTGCGAGGGGTCGTCGCGGCGGGCGCCCGCGCCGTGCTGTGCACCTGCTCGACCATCGGCGCGGTCGCCGAGCGCGCGGACGTCGGTGTGCCGGTGCTGCGCGTGGACCGGCCGATGGCCGCGGCCGCGGTGGCCAAAGGGTCCCGGATCGTCGTCGTCGCCGCGCTGGAGAGCACCCTGGAGCCGACCGTCGCCCTGGTGCGCGAGGAGGCGGTGGGTCGAGGTCCCGTCGAACCGCGCAGCCTGCTCGTCGACGACGCGTGGGCGCGTTTCGAGGCCGGGGACACCGACGGCTACCTCAGGGTGATCGCCGACGCCGCAGACGCGGTCACCGACGCCGACGCGATCGTCCTCGCCCAGGCGTCCATGGCCCCGGCCCGGCACCTGACCGCGACCACCGTCCCCGTCCTGTCCAGCCCGGAGCTCGGACTCGCCGCTGCGGCCACCGCGGCGGCACATGGTCCTCGGGCCGGTTCACACGGCCCTCGGAACGGTTCGCACGGCTGA
- the panD gene encoding aspartate 1-decarboxylase, whose translation MFRTMFKSKIHRATVTQADLHYVGSVTIDADLLDAADLLPGELVHIVDITNGARLETYVIEGERGSGVIGINGAAAHLVHPGDLVIIISYAQVSDAEARSLRPRVVHVDGENRIVALGADPSAPVPGSDQERSPQAMAAG comes from the coding sequence GTGTTTCGTACGATGTTCAAGTCGAAGATCCACCGTGCCACCGTCACTCAGGCCGACCTGCACTACGTGGGATCGGTGACCATCGACGCCGACCTCCTCGACGCCGCCGACCTGCTTCCCGGGGAGCTGGTCCACATCGTCGACATCACCAACGGCGCCCGCCTGGAGACGTACGTCATCGAGGGCGAGCGCGGATCCGGTGTCATCGGCATCAACGGAGCCGCGGCCCATCTGGTCCACCCCGGCGACCTTGTGATCATCATCAGCTACGCCCAGGTCTCCGACGCCGAGGCACGGAGCCTGCGGCCTCGGGTGGTGCACGTGGACGGGGAGAACCGGATCGTGGCCCTGGGCGCCGATCCGTCCGCCCCGGTACCGGGCTCGGACCAGGAGCGCAGCCCGCAGGCCATGGCCGCCGGGTGA
- a CDS encoding DUF5302 domain-containing protein: MTAEPVSTEGSEPAASETSPVAPDSDGNHDLKRKFREALARKRGAQADAADVAANPDASKVRAAHGPAASQRSFRRKSGG; the protein is encoded by the coding sequence ATGACCGCAGAGCCCGTATCTACGGAAGGTTCGGAGCCGGCTGCCTCCGAGACGTCCCCTGTGGCGCCGGACAGCGACGGCAACCACGACCTCAAGCGCAAGTTCCGCGAAGCCTTGGCGCGTAAGCGCGGTGCGCAGGCGGACGCCGCCGATGTTGCCGCAAACCCCGATGCGTCGAAGGTGCGTGCGGCGCACGGCCCGGCTGCGAGCCAGCGGTCGTTCAGGCGTAAGAGCGGCGGCTGA